Proteins encoded together in one Chryseobacterium sp. G0201 window:
- a CDS encoding membrane protein, producing MNKTITVTFCVFAILLPVMGFAQTDGDYSNLLQFLKGDGAFEKWFMEVFTKLDNSVQDSAAGSALVGKAIGGLGALMYLGYMGWQMAAGDREWEITPMLKPILIGFTLVYWSGFVNMIQAPFEAIAEPGISIFSEIESEVNDLRVERFKKQQQLLDAVIKLKAEEDAKQEVIENTTEDADDSWFDISEGLDKLIQPIKEWQIRMEFQMQKLVAELIEFFCLSILRVCVYLIFFIQKIWAYILIILGPIAVGMALVPGFESSLYSWVSKFININLYTFVAYTIINIGQQLIASGYTMEIERYDTLLSNGTITNLDALMVYVSNSGMIYNQLFTCVAYVVTGIGVLMTPTIADSIVSAGGAGTMTKMKNAAGKMASSAKTAILAAKTGGASVAAATAKNAAAGSASGRAQGAMKNGK from the coding sequence ATGAATAAAACGATAACCGTAACTTTTTGCGTATTCGCAATTCTACTGCCTGTCATGGGTTTCGCCCAAACAGACGGCGATTACAGTAATCTACTCCAATTTTTAAAAGGAGATGGCGCCTTTGAAAAATGGTTTATGGAGGTTTTTACCAAATTAGATAATAGTGTACAAGATAGCGCAGCAGGATCTGCTTTGGTAGGAAAAGCGATAGGCGGATTAGGCGCTCTTATGTACCTCGGATATATGGGTTGGCAAATGGCAGCAGGAGATAGAGAATGGGAAATCACCCCAATGCTGAAACCAATTCTTATCGGATTTACACTTGTTTATTGGAGCGGATTTGTCAATATGATTCAAGCGCCATTTGAAGCCATTGCAGAACCAGGAATCTCAATTTTCAGTGAGATAGAGTCTGAAGTCAATGATTTGCGGGTCGAGAGATTTAAAAAGCAACAGCAATTGCTCGATGCTGTTATAAAACTGAAAGCGGAAGAAGATGCGAAGCAGGAAGTCATTGAGAACACTACCGAAGATGCAGATGATTCCTGGTTTGACATCAGCGAGGGATTAGATAAACTCATTCAGCCCATCAAAGAATGGCAGATAAGAATGGAATTCCAAATGCAGAAATTAGTTGCAGAACTTATTGAATTTTTTTGCCTTTCCATTCTTCGGGTTTGTGTTTATCTCATTTTCTTCATTCAAAAAATATGGGCTTACATCCTGATTATTTTAGGGCCGATAGCCGTGGGGATGGCTCTTGTCCCTGGATTTGAAAGCTCTTTATATAGCTGGGTGTCCAAGTTCATCAATATTAACCTTTACACTTTTGTTGCCTACACCATAATCAATATTGGTCAGCAATTAATTGCTTCAGGCTATACAATGGAGATTGAAAGGTATGATACACTTTTATCCAACGGAACAATCACCAACCTTGATGCTTTGATGGTTTATGTTTCAAATTCAGGAATGATCTATAATCAGCTGTTCACCTGTGTTGCTTATGTTGTTACAGGAATCGGGGTTTTAATGACCCCAACCATTGCAGACAGTATTGTTTCAGCCGGAGGAGCGGGGACGATGACCAAAATGAAAAATGCTGCAGGAAAAATGGCAAGCAGTGCAAAAACAGCAATATTGGCAGCCAAAACAGGAGGCGCTTCAGTAGCAGCAGCTACAGCAAAAAATGCAGCAGCAGGTTCTGCATCGGGAAGAGCTCAGGGAGCGATGAAAAACGGAAAATAA